The DNA segment AAAAGTCCAGAATAAGCCGGGCACCTATTATCAGAGATATTTCTATATGCCGCTGGATTACAAGGATTCAGTGGTTGCCAGATTACTCAACGGTGAAAATGCAAACGAAAAGGCCATTCTTCACCAGTATGATCGGGCTGGCAATCTAATAGTGCGGCAGTTTTGGCCAAACAGAAATATTTCAAATACCTTCTCAAAAGTGAACTATTTGTTTGATCCGGCCGGCCGGATTGGAACAGTCAAATGCGGCGCCGGCGCTCTCACCCAACTACCATCGACATTCTCCTATAAGGCCAGTGGGCTACCTGGAAAAACAATATTGAATAAAAAATTAACTTCCGTGGGTCATAATCTATTTTATAAATATGATCCACGCGATATGTTAACCCAAATAAATAACCCCGACAGCATCACTGATGTTATGCTCCGCGGCGGGGCGACTTTCACACATTTCGGATTGTCATTAGAATATAATGACGGGCAAAACGGCTATTTCAACGGCCAAATCAAGTCCATTAAATCCTGCAACACATCTAACGCAGGGACATCTACCCATAAATATGATTTTACCTATAGCCAATTGGGCTGGCTGACGATGGCCGACGACACTTCCGGGCCGACCAACGATGAGCAGTATTTCTATAATTATCTTGGCAACAGAACCAAGCTTATTAAGGATCGAGATACCCTGAATCCCGTCATATACCAATATGGTAATTCCGATCCGGCATCATCCCGGCTGAGATGGTTCACTGGAATGGGTTCCGACATAATGCATTATGATACTCTGGGAAACCTGTTCACTGACTCCTCCAGGCCAATCTATTACCAGGAATATGATTACCGAAATCTATTGAATTACTCCGTTCTGGCTCCTCTATCCGCGGGCAGACCCAGTTTTTACCTTAATTTTGGCTATGATGAGCAATCCAGAAGAATTATAAAACAATATCACTATTATTATCTGGATAGCTGCGGAGGAGGCATAGAGTATGCCCCGGGCTCCGGTTCAGAAGACGAATCCATTGTTGATAACGACTATACGATTGATGGTCCGGCTACTGACACCTGCATACACTGGGATGCAACAGAGGAGCATTATCTATATGATGGCAATCAGCTGCTGGCAATCTTTGACAGGTATGACAGGATGCTTCAAAACTACGCCTACGGCCCTACCGGCCGGCTGGCGGTCTACTGGAACACCATATCAGACGCTTCGCTGTATTTCTTTATTAGCGACCATTTGGGGTCAACCCGACTGATGCTGGACGGGGATGGCAGAGTAAAAGACTATGTCAATTATTCACCCTTTGGCGGAGTGATTGAATCCTGGTCTTCCTACAATGAACCAATGACTTTCACCGGGAAACAGCATGATCAGCATTCGACATTCGATTATTATTATTTTGGTGCCAGGTACTATGATTACCGAATTGGACAGTTTTCATCCATCGATAAAGCATCTCAATTCGCGAGCGGGTATCTCTATGGCAAAAACAATCCCTTGAGTTATGCGGATAAAGACGGAAATTTTACCTTCCTATTTGCTGGTGCTCTTCTCGCCTATAATTATTTTCACGTATACAAAGATAAGAGCAATTTCATTGAACGCTTCACTGAGTCGTTTTTTGCAACAGCATGGGGCTCGGCCACGGGTGAAGTCGGAAGCTCAGTTGCTCAAAGTTCAGGAAGCGCGCTCTTTGGACGAACAATTGGAGCGAATGTTAATAGTATATCTCATGGCGGCGGTGCAGTGCTTGATCTCGGCGCATGGTCATATGACACAAAATCCAACAGGGGACATGTGGCCGATTTCAAAGGTGATTATATGGAGGATATCGGTACCGTGACCGGATGGATGGCGGCATCAGAGGATTATGGCAAATTGATGAGCAGAGTAGATAGACTTGTGTGGGGTAACCCAGAACCACAAAATGGAGGGCCGGATTATGATGAAGTTATGAGGAATACAAGTAATACAAGAGTCGGCAATTATGATAGTGATTTTAGAGTTATTAAAGAAAAGACCATGATTCACCATTGGTATCAACATGTTAATCCAGTCGATATGGTTGCTGATTTAGTGGTAGGTGGAGCTGATCGACTTTATTCAAAATTGGGCGGTAAACATGGGGTAAATCAAGAGAGATATCCCGGTGGGTTACATTGGGGAAGTGAAGAAGGAGGGCAATACCATTTTGACCACTTTGACCCGAATTATGGAATCAACTTCATCGCACATAATCTCTTTGAAGCCATGATTCCGGGTCTAGCCGGTAAGAATAGATGGCTACGAAATCAAATATCTAGTAATCTATATAATACATATAGGAGTCTCAATGGATATGTATTCTAAATTTATAAAATATCTGCAAATTATGTGTGTTTGTGAAACAATAGCAATTTTCGCCGCCGGCTGCGCCAATACTTCGTTGAAAAGCTATCTTACGGACGAAGGAAAGGATCCGGAAATTACATTTGGAGGATATAGGATAGATATTCAATTTTCCAAGACCGCCTTTATAGCCTCTGCCTGCGCCGACTCCTTAATATTATTTATCCAAACATCGTATATTAATAATATTCAAAATTCGCTTAATATTGATTCTATAGAAGTGCTAAAATTGGATAGCTTCTACTTTGAAATCCCAATGTACGGCAAATTTTTGACGCCAAAACTTACAAAGTATGGGCTTAGACCGACCAAACTTGTGCAGGGGAAGAGAGTATTCGGACCTTCTTACCAATTCCAGCCTATATTTATGTCCAACGAAATTAAAGAAATAAAATTACATTTTGTGGCACATTTATATAATGCCTCGTCTGGTATTGAAATATTATCTAGCCCGTATGAAATAAAATTATATAGAATCAATAAGAAGAAATTTTTATTGATAACCGATGGCCTATGCAATATCTAAAACAAATATGTCGTTGGCTTTATATAGTAACATTCAATGTTCCGTTAGATCCATCATTCCGCCGAGGGCGGAATAATGACCTGACGGCAATGAAGGCATAAATTCATCGCTCGCGGTAGCTCGCTGAGGAACTTGACGCAACCACGAATGCTGTCTATGACCCTACCAGAGGAAGAGTCTTCATATTTAGACGATTAGGTGCAAAAGTCAAGGACTTGCCGGACAGTTTATGCTCTTCGGTCAGCTAATTAAGCGGCTCTTTTACCTTTCAGTTTCTTGCCTTCTCAAATGGTTTCAATCGGTCTTTTGCCCATGTTCCGATAACCTCGATGCGGTCGTTCGGTGTTGCAATAATTGAGTCGTATTTCAAATGCAAGTTGTCCCACCAAATCAAATAGAGGCAAATATATCGCTGCCAATTTGGCGGTAATTATCACTCCAAGTCCAATAATGACAATCGGTCCAATCAGCGACTCTCCAACTGGAGGCTGTCCATCATTTACCCAGAGCCAATCTATGAGACTAATAAATATCCAGAGAATTGCTTCTACAATTTGGAATTTCGGCTTAGATGGTATTAACTTGAGACCAATTTGGGACCAAAATTGGTCTCAATCAGCACGAATCAATACGAAGTGATACATGTATTGGTTGGGTTAATAGATTAACTCTCAACACAATATGCTAAGAGTCATCGACTTGGATTTTCGTCTGAATCGACTCTTAAGTCCCTGGCGTCTACCAATTCCGCCACTCCGGCAGGGCTTGTGAGGCAATAATTTATGGTATTTGAACAAATAACGCAAGGGACTTTACGGCCACGACGTAACTACCCATCCAACTGGTTGAGTCGGTGTATCTCAATGGCTTCGCTCTCGACGGCCAAGGAGTTGCGCGCAGCCATAGATTGGTCACAGGAGACATGTGGCGGAATCGTGGCAGGAGAGTCCGTAACCCCACCTGCAGGCAGGTGGGCCACCCGGCGGGATGCGGTCGTGGGAACTGTTTCGGTTGAGATATGGCTCAGCCAGAGAGTCTGTTGAGCGTCACATTGAAGCCTGGATGGCTGATCCTGTCGGAGCGCAATGTCGACGAACTTAAAATGCATTAGGTCGGGGTCAAACAGGGTTGACGGCACGCAAAGTGCTGAAGTGTCACTTCCTTGTAGTATTAGCCAATCTACAAGCAATCTATTTGTCAGATAGTGGTCCCTAAAGCGATCCCTCTGGAGGGACCAGGTGACGGTCGGTCTGACATCACATTCAACAACCTCGTTCAAGTTCAGCATCACCTTGTCACACGCGCACTTACCTCTCGAACGCGATTAAAGGCCCAGCCAAGCCTAATGGGATGCTGTTATAGTCAAACGCCCAAACCTAGTGTTATTGACTCGTCCGCACGTATATAGCCGCCCGTTTTCCTCAAACTCCGCACAAGTCGGGGCCGTCATCAGATACACGTACCATAGTAACTGCTCCCCTTTTGCTGATTTCTTTGCATTCAAAGAATCTGGGTGGACATTTCGCAGCAGCAAATAGTCAAGCGCGACCTCCCGAGCATATTCAGGAGCTTCCTCCTGACGCTCCGGAGCCTGGATCAACCTAGTATACCTTATCGCCGTTAGGTTTTGACGCGGTCCCCAAATCTCTAGAGTGCTGTAACTAGTGGTACCTACCCAGGCCGACTCACCTGATGAGCGAAGTGCTGGTTCTATTCGAATCAGCGAATCCAATCCTCGCGTGACATCTGACAACGTCAAACCAAGTGGTCCTCTGTTAAGACCACCTGAAGGATTGGTACCATTGACAAGTGTGACATAGGCAGATTCCGGCACCAGAGTCGGCGACAGCAACACATCAAAGCCTCGATAGAATTCGAACATGTGTATGGGGGGAGGCGGAGGATAGACCTCTTGGATCATGCGTAGTAGCTTTGCGCCTCTCGCCAACAGATGACTGTGTCCTATAAACGCACCGAGTTGTCGTACTCTTGCAGCGATCTCGTTTAAGTCCCGGGTTGTCATCAAAGGTGGATCATTCCAATAGCCACAATCGATTTGATTTGGGTCAGGATAAGCAGTCGTGTCCTCAGCTGCCGGCTCATCGAAGTCCTCAAGCGTGAACAAGACATCCCTACTATCCATCCCCCGAAAGCCATCGAATGCTTTCCACAGAACTAGGTCGCGGAAAATTCCAGCGTATTCAGTCAGCCCGACGAGAAATATCTGAGCTTGCTCAAGCGGAAGCCGTCCTATATATTGTAATGATGCGTCATAGGCAAGGGAATCAGCCTCATCTTCCCTGTCAGTTTGAATCGCGATCACGGATGAAACGATATCTTGACTGCGCCAAGCAGCTACGACAGGTACATTCACTTGTAAGTGTGCCATCTCATGAGCCACGATCGGCAAGATGAAGGGTACAAACAGGCGGCACAAATCGAGGTCCTGGTCTTCGCACAATACCTTTAGGTCCTTGATCGCAGCCGTGAACGCGGTTTCGTTCGCACGTGTGTACTCCCCCGAATCTACGGATTGAGAGTAGTTGTAAAGATTTCGGTACTTAATATAGTTGGCTACGATATTAACGGTGTGAGCTTTCTCAATAGACAAAAAAAACCCCTCCCAGAAGCCAGGGCCTAGTGATGTCAGGATTGAATCGGGCGTCGACAAAGACAGAGTCCTGTACAGCGGTGGCATTTCATCCAAATTGCCGAGTAATCCCGTCATTGAGTTAGACGCAGAAACCATTAACAACTGAAAGACTTTGCTGTCGACCAATATCACGTTCGGTGGCAACGCCAGGCAGTCCCGATGGCAAGCTTCGATTAGGTGCCTTGTCTTATTGGAGAGTTGAAGCTTGAGTGCCTTATCTACATTGATAATGAAGACACAAATGCTGTCGTCATGGTAAGGTCGGTTGAGCTGGAACGCTAGTGGAGTATTCAGTTGGGAGTGGATATCGGCGAGTGCACAGTCCACTATGTTCGCGTAAGGGAATTCCAAACACTCGTTCTTATCCAGTTCAAGGAGAGCCTGCTTCTGACTCTCAGCTGGCGAACTCCTAAGAAACAAAGAGTAGACGATCAGAACCCCAATAAACAATGCTGCAACGATGGCATGAAGCCACGACCGAGTCATTGGTTCTCCGATACAATGAATCTGAAGAAAAAGCCATTCTCAAAAGCGAATAGGCAAGCTACTATCCCATAAGGCATCTCATCAGCAGCCTTAAACACGCCAAGCAATACAATAGGTGCCAACACCAGAGCTATCCAAAAGGATTTCGCCCTGAATGATTGCCGAGCAATCGCAGCTATGTTTACACGACCAGACTTCACATGGCGGAGCTCATTGTAGATATGCTGCGAGAACAACCCCAATAGCGTGAATACTGCCAATACAATAGCCTGGGTTGGGCTGAACTTATCCCCACCGAATAGAGCGGGGACGTAAAACAGCCAAGAAACGCCAGCCGAGTAGACAATGAACAGGCAAGCCAACATTACAAATGCTGCCAGCGCTAATTGGATCGTAGTGCGCCATATTGAGTTTGAAGAGTGGATAGCTTCCGACGGATTGTCGGTGTTTCTCTTCGTCATGTCCATCAATTCACCTCATCATTTGAACCATTGCAGCGTGAGTCGCTAGGCCGAGTGGGGCCTTGTGACCAATTTGTGACTAATCCCCGTCCAAATCAATACAATTCAAACTGAACGGATACTTGGATTGGCCGCGGCTATCTTCTTGGCATTCTTCCGAATGCGTTGCGATTCAATCGGATTGCAAATCATTCGGGTCGCTTTTTAAGTCCCTGGCGTCTACCAATTCCGCCACTCCGGCAAGAGGTTTGACAGTAGGAAGTTAGCACAATTCCCAGAGAGGCGCAACAAATAAAAAGTCTTTGGTGCCCTTCCTCAAAATCCGGTCTAATCTCTTGGCTATCAATTAAATCGGGACGGCAATTCGCAGCCATGGGTAGTCACAAATTGGTCACGAGACTTTCTTGAAACGAAGTAGCTCGTTTGACGGCAGATTACACCATTGACGGTTCGCGTCATACAGATCTTGTGACATCTGATCCTCCTACTCGATCTGGATTGATGGTTGAATGAGCAGCGGACTGGCGTCCGCAGCTTTAGTGTAGGAGGACTGGACTGATGGTCGACTGCCTGATTCAGCAATGAGTCATCGAAGGTTCTGTCAGAGTTGCAGTCTTTCACGTAACCACGACGGCAAATCAGCTCTTCGAGGCTGCAGCAACTCGGAGCAGAAACCAACGGCGTTACGGACGACTTCGTTCACCTCAACCCCGTCTAATGAAACTAGAAGGAGGACCATCGTGGCACCTTTCTCGTCGTATGTGAAATTCTCCAATTTCCCAAGCGCTCTAGCACCATCTCTCATCACTAGTAACACTTGGAGCGAACTAGCTGTTATGGACTTGTAGTCAGCTAATGCCCACTGAATGTACAAACTCTGGCCAAACTTGTAGACCATTTCTCGAACCTGCTCGCTCTGTAGAACGACCTCAAGACCTTTGACATGCCACTGCGCAATTGACACAAATGACGACTCTCCATAGGCCGCCACTTCGACCAAGAAATGAGTGTCGACCTCGATCTTGACATCTGATAAGAAGATGACCTGCTTACATCTCATCATGTCGTCAAAGGCACCCACCTTTTTGTAACAGCGAGCGAGCGCACTGTATGCCGTTAACCGATCATACAGAGGTTTCGCGTCCCTCAAGACATTTGAAGAAGCGAATACTCCACGTCGTAGTCCGATGTGCCGGATACCGCCGCTGGACCGGTAGTCTTCAACCTTAGGTGGGTCATTGTAGGCTAAATTCGACATCAGGCTCACGGCTATAATAACACTCCTACCGAACCCGAATGTCCTTGCTGTGAAGTGTTCTTCGAGGATTTCTTCAAATCTCCGCAAAGCCTCCGTGAGCTTCCCACAGAAGAGCAAACAAAGTCCCATTTCTCCAAGCACTACAGCCTTCTGATAGTCATGCTCGTTAGCTTGAAAGCCTTCTAACGATCGTTCGAAGGAAAGCAAGGCAGAATTAGGATCTTGTTCGATCAGTGCCATCCGAAAGTAGCACCACGCCCGGTCGAAATCGTCGTGGTCGTCAGTGAACAATGGTGCCGCGGTCGCATAAAGAGTGGCGGCAGCACCTAAGTTGTCCATTTTATAGAGAATGTCAGCCTTCAGGACTAGAGTCCTTCTAGTCACTGAAGGAGATTCGATTCCCACTTCCTTCAGGAGATCAAGTGCATTCTGGGCAGCCGCAAGGGCATCTTCCGACTGATCCAGCTTAGCGTGTCGCTCTGAGGCTGCCACATGGCACATCGCTTGTCCCATAGGGCCCGCCTCCCCGAACTGGCTGAGATCAGCCGTCAGCTCGTCGACGCTACCTTCATAACGAATTCCAATGTGGGCGAAAGATGTTGTGAGTAACGGCACGAAGTTCCAGTATTCCGGTGTGATGGCGTTGATAAACCTCAAAACAAATTGCCTAGGGAAATCGTCTAGGGAGCACTGCTGCGTGATAATCGATACGACGCCAACCGCCCCCGAGTAGAAATGTTTCAACCATTCACTGAGTGATACTGGAAAAGAATCGATGATCTGAGCTACTCTCGAATAATCTGAGGCCAAGATCGCGCGCCAGACTAACTCCATCTGAGATTGCAGGCGAAGATAGAGCAACACATCATCAGGCAATTGCCTGGCGGTTTCTTCATCGTTAAGGAGCCGCAAGTACATGACAAAAACTTCGTCGGACCTTGCAGATTCTCCCATCCTCCTATATAAGGACGTCATGAGAAACAGTGCCGTAAGGAGCATTTGGCGGTGTTCGGGATCTACAGGCGCCGCCAGTGTGCGTATCATCCAGAGGCGTTCTAGCGTGAATCTCACTTCCGGATCACCCCAATGCTTAAAAACAGCGTCCACAAGCATTCTGTTGGCCATCGCCAATGCAGGACCGAGTTGACCCGCCAAGATACTATAGAAGATCCCATCGCAGGCTCTGATCACCGAAAGAGATCCATCCTTGGGCTTCATCAGATACGTAAAAGCGCAACCACATATGTTTCTGCGTTGCTCTTCCGTTATGTTATGGGCTGCGACTTTCTGGAATATGTCGGTGACAGCAATACTCTCCGGAAACTCTCCCTCATAGACCGTATCAAAGTCCTTTCTGATAATGTGTCTCACTGAGGCTGTTACCTTTGGATCCACTGAGCGCGCCACGTGCTCAATCAAGTCGATGGGAATCGGAGATACCAATGCCGCACAGCACATAAGCACGTGTCGGTCATCTGCGTCAGTGACGAGTTGATCATAAACATATTCT comes from the Candidatus Zixiibacteriota bacterium genome and includes:
- a CDS encoding hypothetical protein (Evidence 5 : Unknown function), with the protein product MIITAKLAAIYLPLFDLVGQLAFEIRLNYCNTERPHRGYRNMGKRPIETI
- a CDS encoding hypothetical protein (Evidence 5 : Unknown function), translated to MDMYSKFIKYLQIMCVCETIAIFAAGCANTSLKSYLTDEGKDPEITFGGYRIDIQFSKTAFIASACADSLILFIQTSYINNIQNSLNIDSIEVLKLDSFYFEIPMYGKFLTPKLTKYGLRPTKLVQGKRVFGPSYQFQPIFMSNEIKEIKLHFVAHLYNASSGIEILSSPYEIKLYRINKKKFLLITDGLCNI
- a CDS encoding hypothetical protein (Evidence 5 : Unknown function); its protein translation is MLHKLRRKQITQAIIAMEAGAFQAFCDDFIRATYAELSALRRHGLTADGKTRAGTPDSICELPDGTIIAVEASTNSDYWKPPVEQNRYANWKPVADLIKCSKLSSCSKVILCCSQEIPTTEPLAKSQIYEYARQHCSFDVLIISVDEMVTVITDDPEKYTQLLDNHIPGLTEFLYTSNEAKAALLTQQAYELSDLPFGFVKEIVAKTLESQPDVNSNEAIDLAILQARFDRPSRYRISMDSVDGIDRSVGWNEFGGAPLGRTIQILGPPKIGKTFLLRELCLGLRLDDDSLVWYVCPKLDQASEYSVCELESDIVSDILRSRYKEAAVQEYVEGRLRLEELANQHKLIEQKSRLLVIDNAERLSDNSVRRLQEVCAYLSVQTGSGSLAVILLSSRSLRKYAPGFEEYRMPAWTESEIRDLLIFREFDVEDPIEAYSKAVTAFSGGHPLVAIAIADKCKSINAIFEAQKDRGSALYDDQLTDEIEEYVYDQLVTDADDRHVLMCCAALVSPIPIDLIEHVARSVDPKVTASVRHIIRKDFDTVYEGEFPESIAVTDIFQKVAAHNITEEQRRNICGCAFTYLMKPKDGSLSVIRACDGIFYSILAGQLGPALAMANRMLVDAVFKHWGDPEVRFTLERLWMIRTLAAPVDPEHRQMLLTALFLMTSLYRRMGESARSDEVFVMYLRLLNDEETARQLPDDVLLYLRLQSQMELVWRAILASDYSRVAQIIDSFPVSLSEWLKHFYSGAVGVVSIITQQCSLDDFPRQFVLRFINAITPEYWNFVPLLTTSFAHIGIRYEGSVDELTADLSQFGEAGPMGQAMCHVAASERHAKLDQSEDALAAAQNALDLLKEVGIESPSVTRRTLVLKADILYKMDNLGAAATLYATAAPLFTDDHDDFDRAWCYFRMALIEQDPNSALLSFERSLEGFQANEHDYQKAVVLGEMGLCLLFCGKLTEALRRFEEILEEHFTARTFGFGRSVIIAVSLMSNLAYNDPPKVEDYRSSGGIRHIGLRRGVFASSNVLRDAKPLYDRLTAYSALARCYKKVGAFDDMMRCKQVIFLSDVKIEVDTHFLVEVAAYGESSFVSIAQWHVKGLEVVLQSEQVREMVYKFGQSLYIQWALADYKSITASSLQVLLVMRDGARALGKLENFTYDEKGATMVLLLVSLDGVEVNEVVRNAVGFCSELLQPRRADLPSWLRERLQL
- a CDS encoding hypothetical protein (Evidence 5 : Unknown function); translated protein: MTRSWLHAIVAALFIGVLIVYSLFLRSSPAESQKQALLELDKNECLEFPYANIVDCALADIHSQLNTPLAFQLNRPYHDDSICVFIINVDKALKLQLSNKTRHLIEACHRDCLALPPNVILVDSKVFQLLMVSASNSMTGLLGNLDEMPPLYRTLSLSTPDSILTSLGPGFWEGFFLSIEKAHTVNIVANYIKYRNLYNYSQSVDSGEYTRANETAFTAAIKDLKVLCEDQDLDLCRLFVPFILPIVAHEMAHLQVNVPVVAAWRSQDIVSSVIAIQTDREDEADSLAYDASLQYIGRLPLEQAQIFLVGLTEYAGIFRDLVLWKAFDGFRGMDSRDVLFTLEDFDEPAAEDTTAYPDPNQIDCGYWNDPPLMTTRDLNEIAARVRQLGAFIGHSHLLARGAKLLRMIQEVYPPPPPIHMFEFYRGFDVLLSPTLVPESAYVTLVNGTNPSGGLNRGPLGLTLSDVTRGLDSLIRIEPALRSSGESAWVGTTSYSTLEIWGPRQNLTAIRYTRLIQAPERQEEAPEYAREVALDYLLLRNVHPDSLNAKKSAKGEQLLWYVYLMTAPTCAEFEENGRLYTCGRVNNTRFGRLTITASH